The following coding sequences lie in one Phalacrocorax aristotelis chromosome 4, bGulAri2.1, whole genome shotgun sequence genomic window:
- the ADD1 gene encoding alpha-adducin isoform X11, whose translation MNGDSGVGVVTSPPPTTAPHKERYFDRVDENNPDYLRERNMAPDLRQDFNMMEQKKRVSMILQSPAFCEELESMIQEQFKKGKNPTGLLALQQIADFMTTNVPNVYPAAPQGGMAALNMSLGMVTPVNDLRGSDSIAYEKGEKLLRCKLAAFYRLADLFGWSQLIYNHITARVNSEQEHFLIVPFGLLYSEVTASSLVKINIQGDVVDRGSTNLGVNQAGFTLHSAIYAARPDVKCIVHIHTPAGAAVSAMKCGLLPISPEALSLGEVAYHDYHGILVDDEEKVVIQKNLGPKSKVLILRNHGLVSVGETVEEAFYYIHNLVLACEIQVRTLASAGGPDNLVLLDPGKYKAKSRSPESPVGEGTVSHPKWQIGEQEFEALMRMLDNLGYRTGYPYRCPALREKSKKYSDVEIPASVTGYSFTSDGESGTCSPLRHSFQKQQREKTRWLNSGRGDDASEEGQNGSSPKSKTKVWTNITHDHVKPLLQSLSSGVCVPSCITNCLWTKEDGHRTATSAVPNLFVPLNTNPKEVQEMRNKIREQNLQDIKTAGPQSQVLAGVVVDRSLVQDAPLSDCTESIEGLDLTEQAFSPAKSLSVRKGELVTASKAIIEKEYQPKVIVSTTGPNPFNKLTDRELEEYRKEVERKQKGPEEPSEDGRQQKERSPPDHTSARTPPSTPIKIEEGDGYAKEYLLP comes from the exons ATGAATGGTGATTCTGGTGTGGGGGTGGTGACTTCACCACCTCCAACAACAGCCCCTCATAAAGAGAGGTATTTTGATCGAGTTGATGAAAATAATCCAGATTATTTGAGAGAGAGGAATATGGCGCCTGACCTTCGCCAGGATTTTAACATGATGGAACAGAAGAAGAGAGTCTCCATGATTCTTCAAAGCCCA GCTTTCTGTGAAGAACTGGAATCTATGATTCAGGAacaatttaagaaggggaagaaCCCAACAGGTTTATTGGCATTACAGCAGATTGCGGATTTCATGACAACCAATGTACCAAATGTCTACCCTGCAGCACCACAAGGTGGAATGGCTGCATTGAACATGA GTCTTGGCATGGTGACACCAGTGAATGATCTGAGAGGATCAGATTCCATTGCTTATGAAAAGGGGGAGAAGTTGTTACGATGTAAATTGGCAGCTTTCTACAGATTAGCAGATCTGTTTGGCTGGTCTCAGCTTATTTACAATCATATAACA GCCAGAGTAAATTCTGAGCAGGAGCACTTCCTCATTGTACCTTTTGGACTTCTCTATAGTGAAGTCACTGCATCTAGTCTG GTTAAAATCAATATTCAGGGAGACGTAGTTGATCGTGGAAGTACTAACTTGGGAGTAAACCAGGCTGGTTTTACTTTGCACTCTGCAATTTATGCAGCTCGACCTGATGTTAAATGCATTGTTCATATTCATACACCAGCAGGGGCGGCG GTTTCTGCAATGAAGTGTGGTCTCTTGCCAATTTCACCTGAAGCACTTTCTCTAGGGGAAGTAGCTTATCATGACTACCATGGTATTTTAGTGGATGATGAAGAAAAGGTGGTTATTCAGAAAAACTTGGGGCCTAAAAGCAAG GTCCTTATTCTCAGAAACCATGGCTTAGTATCAGTTGGAGAGACTGTTGAGGAGGCTTTCTACTATATTCATAATCTAGTGCTTGCCTGTGAGATTCAA GTACGTACCCTGGCCAGTGCAGGTGGACCTGACAATTTAGTGCTTTTAGATCCTGGAAAGTATAAAGCCAAGTCTCGTTCCCCTGAGTCTCCAGTAGGCGAGGGTACTGTATCCCATCCAAAATGGCAGATTGGTGAACAGGAATTTGAAGCTCTTATGCGAATGCTCGATAATCTG gGTTACAGAACTGGCTATCCGTATCGATGCCCTGCTCTGAGAGAGAAATCTAAAAAGTACAGCGATGTTGAGATTCCAGCTAGTGTCACAGGTTACTCCTTTACTAGTGATGGCGAATCAGGCACTTGCTCCCCCCTCAGACacagttttcagaaacagcagcgaGAGAAGACAAGGTGGCTGAACTCTGGCCGAGGGGATGATGCTTCTGAAGAAGGGCAGAATGGCAGCAGTCCCAAGTCGAAGACTAAGGTGTGGACGAACATTACACACGATCACGTGAAACCCTTGCTGCAGTCTCTCTCGTCCGGTGTCTGCGTGCCAAGCTGTATTACCAACTGCTTG TGGACTAAAGAGGATGGACATAGAACTGCCACCTCTGCTGTCCCTAACCTGTTTGTTCCATTGAACACCAATCCAAAGGAGGTCCAAGAAATGAGGAACAAG ATCCGAGAGCAAAATTTACAAGACATCAAAACCGCGGGCCCTCAATCACAGGTTCTTGCTGGGGTAGTTGTGGACAGGAGTCTTGTACAG GATGCTCCCCTCTCAGACTGTACGGAATCTATTGAAGGGCTCGATCTCACAGAGCAGGCCTTTAGTCCCGCTAAATCTCTGTCTGTTAGAAAG GGAGAACTGGTGACTGCATCAAAGGCAATAATTGAGAAAGAATATCAACCAAAAGTCATAGTGAGCACCACAGGACCAAATCCCTTCAATAAACTCACTGATCGAGAACTGGAAGAGTATCGCAAAGAAgtagaaagaaagcagaagggacCAGAAG AACCTTCAGAAGATGGCAGGcaacagaaagagagaagcCCCCCTGACCACACTTCAGCTCGCACTCCTCCCAGTACGCCGATTAAAATAGAGGAAG GAGATGGATATGCTAAAGAGTACCTGTTACCATAG
- the ADD1 gene encoding alpha-adducin isoform X15: MNGDSGVGVVTSPPPTTAPHKERYFDRVDENNPDYLRERNMAPDLRQDFNMMEQKKRVSMILQSPAFCEELESMIQEQFKKGKNPTGLLALQQIADFMTTNVPNVYPAAPQGGMAALNMSLGMVTPVNDLRGSDSIAYEKGEKLLRCKLAAFYRLADLFGWSQLIYNHITARVNSEQEHFLIVPFGLLYSEVTASSLVKINIQGDVVDRGSTNLGVNQAGFTLHSAIYAARPDVKCIVHIHTPAGAAVSAMKCGLLPISPEALSLGEVAYHDYHGILVDDEEKVVIQKNLGPKSKVLILRNHGLVSVGETVEEAFYYIHNLVLACEIQVRTLASAGGPDNLVLLDPGKYKAKSRSPESPVGEGTVSHPKWQIGEQEFEALMRMLDNLGYRTGYPYRCPALREKSKKYSDVEIPASVTGYSFTSDGESGTCSPLRHSFQKQQREKTRWLNSGRGDDASEEGQNGSSPKSKTKVWTNITHDHVKPLLQSLSSGVCVPSCITNCLWTKEDGHRTATSAVPNLFVPLNTNPKEVQEMRNKIREQNLQDIKTAGPQSQVLAGVVVDRSLVQGELVTASKAIIEKEYQPKVIVSTTGPNPFNKLTDRELEEYRKEVERKQKGPEEPSEDGRQQKERSPPDHTSARTPPSTPIKIEEGDGYAKEYLLP, encoded by the exons ATGAATGGTGATTCTGGTGTGGGGGTGGTGACTTCACCACCTCCAACAACAGCCCCTCATAAAGAGAGGTATTTTGATCGAGTTGATGAAAATAATCCAGATTATTTGAGAGAGAGGAATATGGCGCCTGACCTTCGCCAGGATTTTAACATGATGGAACAGAAGAAGAGAGTCTCCATGATTCTTCAAAGCCCA GCTTTCTGTGAAGAACTGGAATCTATGATTCAGGAacaatttaagaaggggaagaaCCCAACAGGTTTATTGGCATTACAGCAGATTGCGGATTTCATGACAACCAATGTACCAAATGTCTACCCTGCAGCACCACAAGGTGGAATGGCTGCATTGAACATGA GTCTTGGCATGGTGACACCAGTGAATGATCTGAGAGGATCAGATTCCATTGCTTATGAAAAGGGGGAGAAGTTGTTACGATGTAAATTGGCAGCTTTCTACAGATTAGCAGATCTGTTTGGCTGGTCTCAGCTTATTTACAATCATATAACA GCCAGAGTAAATTCTGAGCAGGAGCACTTCCTCATTGTACCTTTTGGACTTCTCTATAGTGAAGTCACTGCATCTAGTCTG GTTAAAATCAATATTCAGGGAGACGTAGTTGATCGTGGAAGTACTAACTTGGGAGTAAACCAGGCTGGTTTTACTTTGCACTCTGCAATTTATGCAGCTCGACCTGATGTTAAATGCATTGTTCATATTCATACACCAGCAGGGGCGGCG GTTTCTGCAATGAAGTGTGGTCTCTTGCCAATTTCACCTGAAGCACTTTCTCTAGGGGAAGTAGCTTATCATGACTACCATGGTATTTTAGTGGATGATGAAGAAAAGGTGGTTATTCAGAAAAACTTGGGGCCTAAAAGCAAG GTCCTTATTCTCAGAAACCATGGCTTAGTATCAGTTGGAGAGACTGTTGAGGAGGCTTTCTACTATATTCATAATCTAGTGCTTGCCTGTGAGATTCAA GTACGTACCCTGGCCAGTGCAGGTGGACCTGACAATTTAGTGCTTTTAGATCCTGGAAAGTATAAAGCCAAGTCTCGTTCCCCTGAGTCTCCAGTAGGCGAGGGTACTGTATCCCATCCAAAATGGCAGATTGGTGAACAGGAATTTGAAGCTCTTATGCGAATGCTCGATAATCTG gGTTACAGAACTGGCTATCCGTATCGATGCCCTGCTCTGAGAGAGAAATCTAAAAAGTACAGCGATGTTGAGATTCCAGCTAGTGTCACAGGTTACTCCTTTACTAGTGATGGCGAATCAGGCACTTGCTCCCCCCTCAGACacagttttcagaaacagcagcgaGAGAAGACAAGGTGGCTGAACTCTGGCCGAGGGGATGATGCTTCTGAAGAAGGGCAGAATGGCAGCAGTCCCAAGTCGAAGACTAAGGTGTGGACGAACATTACACACGATCACGTGAAACCCTTGCTGCAGTCTCTCTCGTCCGGTGTCTGCGTGCCAAGCTGTATTACCAACTGCTTG TGGACTAAAGAGGATGGACATAGAACTGCCACCTCTGCTGTCCCTAACCTGTTTGTTCCATTGAACACCAATCCAAAGGAGGTCCAAGAAATGAGGAACAAG ATCCGAGAGCAAAATTTACAAGACATCAAAACCGCGGGCCCTCAATCACAGGTTCTTGCTGGGGTAGTTGTGGACAGGAGTCTTGTACAG GGAGAACTGGTGACTGCATCAAAGGCAATAATTGAGAAAGAATATCAACCAAAAGTCATAGTGAGCACCACAGGACCAAATCCCTTCAATAAACTCACTGATCGAGAACTGGAAGAGTATCGCAAAGAAgtagaaagaaagcagaagggacCAGAAG AACCTTCAGAAGATGGCAGGcaacagaaagagagaagcCCCCCTGACCACACTTCAGCTCGCACTCCTCCCAGTACGCCGATTAAAATAGAGGAAG GAGATGGATATGCTAAAGAGTACCTGTTACCATAG
- the ADD1 gene encoding alpha-adducin isoform X17 has translation MNGDSGVGVVTSPPPTTAPHKERYFDRVDENNPDYLRERNMAPDLRQDFNMMEQKKRVSMILQSPAFCEELESMIQEQFKKGKNPTGLLALQQIADFMTTNVPNVYPAAPQGGMAALNMSLGMVTPVNDLRGSDSIAYEKGEKLLRCKLAAFYRLADLFGWSQLIYNHITARVNSEQEHFLIVPFGLLYSEVTASSLVKINIQGDVVDRGSTNLGVNQAGFTLHSAIYAARPDVKCIVHIHTPAGAAVSAMKCGLLPISPEALSLGEVAYHDYHGILVDDEEKVVIQKNLGPKSKVLILRNHGLVSVGETVEEAFYYIHNLVLACEIQVRTLASAGGPDNLVLLDPGKYKAKSRSPESPVGEGTVSHPKWQIGEQEFEALMRMLDNLGYRTGYPYRCPALREKSKKYSDVEIPASVTGYSFTSDGESGTCSPLRHSFQKQQREKTRWLNSGRGDDASEEGQNGSSPKSKTKWTKEDGHRTATSAVPNLFVPLNTNPKEVQEMRNKIREQNLQDIKTAGPQSQVLAGVVVDRSLVQGELVTASKAIIEKEYQPKVIVSTTGPNPFNKLTDRELEEYRKEVERKQKGPEEPSEDGRQQKERSPPDHTSARTPPSTPIKIEEGDGYAKEYLLP, from the exons ATGAATGGTGATTCTGGTGTGGGGGTGGTGACTTCACCACCTCCAACAACAGCCCCTCATAAAGAGAGGTATTTTGATCGAGTTGATGAAAATAATCCAGATTATTTGAGAGAGAGGAATATGGCGCCTGACCTTCGCCAGGATTTTAACATGATGGAACAGAAGAAGAGAGTCTCCATGATTCTTCAAAGCCCA GCTTTCTGTGAAGAACTGGAATCTATGATTCAGGAacaatttaagaaggggaagaaCCCAACAGGTTTATTGGCATTACAGCAGATTGCGGATTTCATGACAACCAATGTACCAAATGTCTACCCTGCAGCACCACAAGGTGGAATGGCTGCATTGAACATGA GTCTTGGCATGGTGACACCAGTGAATGATCTGAGAGGATCAGATTCCATTGCTTATGAAAAGGGGGAGAAGTTGTTACGATGTAAATTGGCAGCTTTCTACAGATTAGCAGATCTGTTTGGCTGGTCTCAGCTTATTTACAATCATATAACA GCCAGAGTAAATTCTGAGCAGGAGCACTTCCTCATTGTACCTTTTGGACTTCTCTATAGTGAAGTCACTGCATCTAGTCTG GTTAAAATCAATATTCAGGGAGACGTAGTTGATCGTGGAAGTACTAACTTGGGAGTAAACCAGGCTGGTTTTACTTTGCACTCTGCAATTTATGCAGCTCGACCTGATGTTAAATGCATTGTTCATATTCATACACCAGCAGGGGCGGCG GTTTCTGCAATGAAGTGTGGTCTCTTGCCAATTTCACCTGAAGCACTTTCTCTAGGGGAAGTAGCTTATCATGACTACCATGGTATTTTAGTGGATGATGAAGAAAAGGTGGTTATTCAGAAAAACTTGGGGCCTAAAAGCAAG GTCCTTATTCTCAGAAACCATGGCTTAGTATCAGTTGGAGAGACTGTTGAGGAGGCTTTCTACTATATTCATAATCTAGTGCTTGCCTGTGAGATTCAA GTACGTACCCTGGCCAGTGCAGGTGGACCTGACAATTTAGTGCTTTTAGATCCTGGAAAGTATAAAGCCAAGTCTCGTTCCCCTGAGTCTCCAGTAGGCGAGGGTACTGTATCCCATCCAAAATGGCAGATTGGTGAACAGGAATTTGAAGCTCTTATGCGAATGCTCGATAATCTG gGTTACAGAACTGGCTATCCGTATCGATGCCCTGCTCTGAGAGAGAAATCTAAAAAGTACAGCGATGTTGAGATTCCAGCTAGTGTCACAGGTTACTCCTTTACTAGTGATGGCGAATCAGGCACTTGCTCCCCCCTCAGACacagttttcagaaacagcagcgaGAGAAGACAAGGTGGCTGAACTCTGGCCGAGGGGATGATGCTTCTGAAGAAGGGCAGAATGGCAGCAGTCCCAAGTCGAAGACTAAG TGGACTAAAGAGGATGGACATAGAACTGCCACCTCTGCTGTCCCTAACCTGTTTGTTCCATTGAACACCAATCCAAAGGAGGTCCAAGAAATGAGGAACAAG ATCCGAGAGCAAAATTTACAAGACATCAAAACCGCGGGCCCTCAATCACAGGTTCTTGCTGGGGTAGTTGTGGACAGGAGTCTTGTACAG GGAGAACTGGTGACTGCATCAAAGGCAATAATTGAGAAAGAATATCAACCAAAAGTCATAGTGAGCACCACAGGACCAAATCCCTTCAATAAACTCACTGATCGAGAACTGGAAGAGTATCGCAAAGAAgtagaaagaaagcagaagggacCAGAAG AACCTTCAGAAGATGGCAGGcaacagaaagagagaagcCCCCCTGACCACACTTCAGCTCGCACTCCTCCCAGTACGCCGATTAAAATAGAGGAAG GAGATGGATATGCTAAAGAGTACCTGTTACCATAG
- the ADD1 gene encoding alpha-adducin isoform X14, translated as MNGDSGVGVVTSPPPTTAPHKERYFDRVDENNPDYLRERNMAPDLRQDFNMMEQKKRVSMILQSPAFCEELESMIQEQFKKGKNPTGLLALQQIADFMTTNVPNVYPAAPQGGMAALNMSLGMVTPVNDLRGSDSIAYEKGEKLLRCKLAAFYRLADLFGWSQLIYNHITARVNSEQEHFLIVPFGLLYSEVTASSLVKINIQGDVVDRGSTNLGVNQAGFTLHSAIYAARPDVKCIVHIHTPAGAAVSAMKCGLLPISPEALSLGEVAYHDYHGILVDDEEKVVIQKNLGPKSKVLILRNHGLVSVGETVEEAFYYIHNLVLACEIQVRTLASAGGPDNLVLLDPGKYKAKSRSPESPVGEGTVSHPKWQIGEQEFEALMRMLDNLGYRTGYPYRCPALREKSKKYSDVEIPASVTGYSFTSDGESGTCSPLRHSFQKQQREKTRWLNSGRGDDASEEGQNGSSPKSKTKWTKEDGHRTATSAVPNLFVPLNTNPKEVQEMRNKIREQNLQDIKTAGPQSQVLAGVVVDRSLVQDAPLSDCTESIEGLDLTEQAFSPAKSLSVRKGELVTASKAIIEKEYQPKVIVSTTGPNPFNKLTDRELEEYRKEVERKQKGPEEPSEDGRQQKERSPPDHTSARTPPSTPIKIEEGDGYAKEYLLP; from the exons ATGAATGGTGATTCTGGTGTGGGGGTGGTGACTTCACCACCTCCAACAACAGCCCCTCATAAAGAGAGGTATTTTGATCGAGTTGATGAAAATAATCCAGATTATTTGAGAGAGAGGAATATGGCGCCTGACCTTCGCCAGGATTTTAACATGATGGAACAGAAGAAGAGAGTCTCCATGATTCTTCAAAGCCCA GCTTTCTGTGAAGAACTGGAATCTATGATTCAGGAacaatttaagaaggggaagaaCCCAACAGGTTTATTGGCATTACAGCAGATTGCGGATTTCATGACAACCAATGTACCAAATGTCTACCCTGCAGCACCACAAGGTGGAATGGCTGCATTGAACATGA GTCTTGGCATGGTGACACCAGTGAATGATCTGAGAGGATCAGATTCCATTGCTTATGAAAAGGGGGAGAAGTTGTTACGATGTAAATTGGCAGCTTTCTACAGATTAGCAGATCTGTTTGGCTGGTCTCAGCTTATTTACAATCATATAACA GCCAGAGTAAATTCTGAGCAGGAGCACTTCCTCATTGTACCTTTTGGACTTCTCTATAGTGAAGTCACTGCATCTAGTCTG GTTAAAATCAATATTCAGGGAGACGTAGTTGATCGTGGAAGTACTAACTTGGGAGTAAACCAGGCTGGTTTTACTTTGCACTCTGCAATTTATGCAGCTCGACCTGATGTTAAATGCATTGTTCATATTCATACACCAGCAGGGGCGGCG GTTTCTGCAATGAAGTGTGGTCTCTTGCCAATTTCACCTGAAGCACTTTCTCTAGGGGAAGTAGCTTATCATGACTACCATGGTATTTTAGTGGATGATGAAGAAAAGGTGGTTATTCAGAAAAACTTGGGGCCTAAAAGCAAG GTCCTTATTCTCAGAAACCATGGCTTAGTATCAGTTGGAGAGACTGTTGAGGAGGCTTTCTACTATATTCATAATCTAGTGCTTGCCTGTGAGATTCAA GTACGTACCCTGGCCAGTGCAGGTGGACCTGACAATTTAGTGCTTTTAGATCCTGGAAAGTATAAAGCCAAGTCTCGTTCCCCTGAGTCTCCAGTAGGCGAGGGTACTGTATCCCATCCAAAATGGCAGATTGGTGAACAGGAATTTGAAGCTCTTATGCGAATGCTCGATAATCTG gGTTACAGAACTGGCTATCCGTATCGATGCCCTGCTCTGAGAGAGAAATCTAAAAAGTACAGCGATGTTGAGATTCCAGCTAGTGTCACAGGTTACTCCTTTACTAGTGATGGCGAATCAGGCACTTGCTCCCCCCTCAGACacagttttcagaaacagcagcgaGAGAAGACAAGGTGGCTGAACTCTGGCCGAGGGGATGATGCTTCTGAAGAAGGGCAGAATGGCAGCAGTCCCAAGTCGAAGACTAAG TGGACTAAAGAGGATGGACATAGAACTGCCACCTCTGCTGTCCCTAACCTGTTTGTTCCATTGAACACCAATCCAAAGGAGGTCCAAGAAATGAGGAACAAG ATCCGAGAGCAAAATTTACAAGACATCAAAACCGCGGGCCCTCAATCACAGGTTCTTGCTGGGGTAGTTGTGGACAGGAGTCTTGTACAG GATGCTCCCCTCTCAGACTGTACGGAATCTATTGAAGGGCTCGATCTCACAGAGCAGGCCTTTAGTCCCGCTAAATCTCTGTCTGTTAGAAAG GGAGAACTGGTGACTGCATCAAAGGCAATAATTGAGAAAGAATATCAACCAAAAGTCATAGTGAGCACCACAGGACCAAATCCCTTCAATAAACTCACTGATCGAGAACTGGAAGAGTATCGCAAAGAAgtagaaagaaagcagaagggacCAGAAG AACCTTCAGAAGATGGCAGGcaacagaaagagagaagcCCCCCTGACCACACTTCAGCTCGCACTCCTCCCAGTACGCCGATTAAAATAGAGGAAG GAGATGGATATGCTAAAGAGTACCTGTTACCATAG